One segment of Ignavibacteriales bacterium DNA contains the following:
- a CDS encoding glycosyltransferase family 9 protein: MIKPSLVIAKNIMVIQIDKLGDLVLSLTFLNNLGIIEKECTKYLLVDEKYDEELFTNQFNYKLLPLNKNKYRFNLFYRIRFLNKLRKLTLNASFNISPGRGVINDELTINSNSRLKSCLSSKSFYLPKYLLKKYNSYYNVILKSDSKNEFIRQEELFYITYKQNFIVNASAHNILRSLKPNLTLQKKYIIIAPSASDADRNWSQNNFRTLCGKLSEKYSVYLLGTQSQVEYLNVISEGLINVQNLAGKLQLAECIHLIQNAVLFVGLDSGFTHIAQTFKKPFVAIIGGGKFGRFFPYPETKIDKYKFYELPCFNCDWQCIYNKAYCISLVSVEDVYNSCISMIDID; the protein is encoded by the coding sequence TTGATTAAACCCAGTTTAGTAATTGCAAAAAATATTATGGTTATTCAGATTGATAAGCTTGGGGATTTAGTGCTCTCATTAACATTTTTGAATAATCTTGGAATAATTGAGAAAGAGTGCACAAAATATCTTTTGGTTGACGAAAAATACGATGAGGAACTTTTTACAAACCAGTTTAACTACAAATTACTACCACTTAATAAAAATAAATATAGGTTTAATTTATTTTACAGAATAAGATTTCTAAACAAACTTCGAAAGTTAACTCTGAACGCTTCTTTTAATATTAGTCCGGGAAGAGGTGTTATTAACGACGAGTTAACTATAAACTCCAATTCGCGGTTAAAGAGTTGTCTGAGTTCAAAGTCATTCTATCTGCCTAAATATCTTTTAAAAAAGTATAATTCGTATTACAATGTAATTCTTAAATCAGATTCTAAAAATGAATTTATCCGACAGGAAGAATTATTCTACATCACTTATAAACAGAACTTCATAGTTAATGCTAGTGCTCATAATATATTACGCAGCCTTAAACCTAACCTTACCTTACAAAAGAAATATATCATTATTGCGCCCTCTGCATCTGATGCTGATAGAAATTGGTCGCAGAATAACTTTAGAACTTTATGTGGGAAACTATCTGAGAAATATTCTGTTTATCTACTTGGCACACAATCTCAGGTTGAATACTTAAATGTCATTTCAGAGGGATTAATTAATGTCCAAAATCTCGCCGGCAAATTGCAGTTAGCTGAATGTATTCATTTAATTCAGAATGCGGTTTTATTCGTTGGATTAGATTCAGGGTTTACTCACATCGCTCAAACATTTAAAAAACCATTTGTAGCTATTATCGGTGGCGGAAAGTTCGGAAGATTTTTCCCTTATCCTGAAACAAAGATTGATAAATATAAATTTTATGAACTGCCTTGTTTTAACTGTGATTGGCAATGCATTTATAACAAAGCATATTGTATAAGCCTCGTTTCAGTTGAAGATGTTTATAATAGTTGCATTAGTATGATTGATATAGATTGA
- a CDS encoding glycosyltransferase produces the protein MNYKIAAVVVTYNRLELLKECVQSLRDQTHKLDEIFIINNSSTDGTLEWLNAQDDLTLITQENLGSAGGQYTGIKTAYEKGYDWILSVDTDIILNNDALIKMINSEYFSLAQTGFLSSTIFFVDGNLAYPNIPELEKPYDLLNSFALQKPIPILSASFGSLLVRREVIMEVGYPSEDFFIWGDDAEFTLRIIKYGYKGFLVLDSKAVHECGENNPKPYLKLKTDEIKFRFGIRNMVYAALLRNKIIYNSKLRGYLSGLAFVLRLYKDHIKYHKSFSAGYLMICIWLYFKGVLFKPHIVKPDKV, from the coding sequence ATGAATTACAAAATTGCAGCCGTAGTGGTTACCTATAATCGTTTGGAATTATTAAAAGAGTGTGTTCAAAGTTTAAGAGATCAGACTCACAAGCTTGATGAAATTTTTATAATTAATAATTCAAGTACAGATGGAACTCTCGAATGGCTCAATGCACAAGATGATTTAACACTAATAACTCAAGAAAATTTGGGTAGTGCAGGTGGACAATATACTGGAATTAAAACTGCTTATGAAAAAGGTTATGATTGGATTTTGAGCGTTGATACAGATATCATACTTAATAACGATGCACTTATAAAAATGATCAATTCTGAATATTTTTCATTAGCTCAAACCGGATTCTTAAGCAGTACAATATTTTTTGTTGATGGCAATCTTGCTTATCCGAATATTCCTGAACTTGAAAAGCCCTATGATTTATTGAATTCATTTGCGTTGCAAAAGCCGATTCCTATATTGTCTGCTTCTTTTGGTTCTCTTCTGGTTAGAAGAGAAGTTATAATGGAAGTCGGTTATCCAAGTGAGGATTTCTTTATCTGGGGTGATGATGCTGAGTTTACTTTGAGAATTATTAAATATGGATATAAAGGATTTCTAGTATTAGACAGTAAGGCTGTTCACGAGTGTGGTGAAAATAATCCTAAGCCTTATCTGAAACTAAAAACTGATGAGATTAAATTTCGCTTTGGTATAAGAAATATGGTCTATGCAGCATTACTGAGAAATAAAATTATTTACAATTCAAAGTTAAGGGGTTATTTAAGTGGACTGGCATTTGTTTTGAGATTATATAAAGATCATATCAAATATCACAAATCTTTTTCAGCAGGTTATCTAATGATATGTATTTGGCTTTATTTCAAAGGAGTTCTTTTTAAACCACACATCGTTAAACCTGATAAAGTTTAG
- the glf gene encoding UDP-galactopyranose mutase: protein MKYDYLIVGAGFAGSVMAERLASQLNKKVLIVEKRNHIAGNAYDEYDEYGILVHRYGPHIFHTNSKEVFEYLSLFTKWIPYEHRVLAKIGDELYPIPINRITINNLYKLNLKTDEEVKEYFESVKEKRFPILNSEDIIINQVGNDLFEKFFKHYTKKQWDLEPKELSPSVCGRIPVRTNDDCRYFTDRYQFMPKDGYTKIFEKMLNHKNIEVILNKDYKTILDTVKFDKMIYTGPIDYFFDYRFGKLPYRSIKFEFKNLMQKQYQETAQINYVDDLVNFTRVIEHKLLSRQNSDTTTVSFEYPQQDGEPFYPVPTEENRQKYLQYKLEGDRLKYVIFCGRLAEYQYYNMDQVIANTLKTFSQISRK, encoded by the coding sequence ATGAAATACGATTACTTAATAGTCGGCGCTGGTTTTGCAGGTTCTGTTATGGCTGAAAGATTAGCATCGCAATTAAATAAAAAAGTTTTAATTGTTGAAAAGCGGAATCACATTGCAGGAAATGCTTACGATGAATATGATGAATATGGAATTTTAGTTCATCGTTATGGTCCGCATATATTTCACACAAACAGTAAAGAAGTATTTGAATATCTATCACTGTTTACCAAATGGATTCCGTACGAACATAGAGTTTTAGCTAAGATTGGAGATGAGTTATATCCAATTCCGATAAATAGAATTACAATAAACAACCTCTACAAATTAAATCTTAAAACAGATGAAGAAGTAAAAGAGTATTTTGAAAGTGTAAAAGAAAAAAGATTTCCAATCTTAAACTCAGAAGATATAATTATTAATCAAGTAGGAAATGATCTGTTTGAAAAGTTTTTTAAGCATTACACAAAAAAACAATGGGATCTTGAACCGAAAGAACTTTCACCAAGTGTATGCGGAAGAATTCCTGTTAGAACAAATGATGATTGCAGATATTTTACGGATCGATATCAGTTTATGCCAAAAGACGGTTACACAAAAATATTTGAAAAGATGTTGAATCATAAAAACATTGAAGTAATTTTAAATAAAGATTATAAAACAATTTTAGATACAGTTAAGTTTGATAAAATGATTTACACCGGACCAATTGATTATTTTTTTGATTACAGATTTGGAAAACTACCTTACAGATCAATAAAGTTTGAGTTTAAGAATTTGATGCAAAAGCAGTATCAGGAAACGGCTCAAATAAATTACGTTGATGATTTAGTTAATTTTACACGCGTCATCGAACATAAATTACTTAGTCGGCAAAACTCAGATACTACAACGGTTTCATTTGAGTATCCTCAGCAGGATGGTGAACCATTTTATCCGGTTCCGACTGAAGAAAACAGACAAAAATATTTGCAGTATAAATTAGAAGGTGATAGACTAAAATATGTTATCTTCTGCGGCAGATTAGCGGAATACCAATATTATAATATGGATCAGGTTATTGCAAATACTCTAAAAACATTTAGTCAAATTTCAAGAAAATGA
- a CDS encoding glycosyltransferase family 4 protein has translation MNILFISPDFNYSCGVSRYMNQCLQHFSEQDYFNVHFITNRGDSLDRISDNKDIKLHLLNFEKDHKNPFKLIKDFFQLLSYCKKYKIQIIHTHHRYPELISVLVSKITGAKTITTVHSFVSGLKKLSFRSDKIICVSNAVKKNLIEDYPHCKNRITVLYNCVDDSFFENISNLQIIRNKFGFSPDDKIILFVGRICRIKGVDILIKAFAKIIRLNENIKLILLGQVEDIIISEAIKGSEKYIFVIQPVKDVREYYQASDIVVLPSRIDPFPYVMLEAGAMKKPFIGGDTGGISEFIEDGVNGILIERDNYDQLADRIVFLLNNPVQAEILAEALYHKVRKECDCEKFYERLGKIYNDMLD, from the coding sequence ATGAATATTTTGTTTATCTCTCCCGATTTTAACTATTCTTGCGGTGTTAGCCGGTATATGAATCAATGTTTGCAACATTTTTCTGAACAGGATTATTTTAATGTTCATTTTATTACTAACAGGGGAGATTCTTTAGATAGAATATCAGACAACAAAGATATCAAACTACATCTATTAAATTTCGAAAAGGATCATAAAAACCCATTCAAACTAATTAAAGATTTTTTTCAATTATTATCATATTGCAAGAAATATAAAATCCAAATAATTCATACTCATCATCGTTACCCGGAGTTAATTTCTGTTTTGGTTTCAAAAATTACCGGAGCCAAAACTATAACAACTGTTCACAGTTTTGTTTCCGGATTGAAAAAATTGAGTTTCCGATCAGACAAAATTATCTGTGTAAGCAACGCAGTTAAGAAAAACCTAATTGAGGATTATCCACACTGTAAGAATAGGATAACTGTTTTATATAATTGCGTAGATGATTCTTTTTTTGAAAATATATCGAACCTGCAGATAATTAGAAATAAATTTGGATTTAGCCCGGATGATAAAATTATTTTGTTCGTAGGAAGAATTTGCAGAATAAAAGGAGTTGACATACTAATCAAAGCGTTCGCAAAGATTATTCGGCTGAATGAAAATATTAAATTAATTTTACTCGGGCAAGTTGAGGATATCATTATTTCGGAAGCTATAAAAGGTTCTGAAAAGTACATTTTTGTAATTCAACCCGTTAAGGATGTTCGAGAATATTACCAGGCTTCTGATATTGTAGTATTACCTTCAAGGATTGATCCATTTCCTTATGTTATGTTAGAGGCTGGTGCAATGAAAAAACCTTTTATAGGCGGAGATACAGGAGGTATATCAGAATTTATTGAAGATGGTGTGAACGGAATACTAATCGAACGGGATAATTATGATCAACTTGCTGACAGAATAGTCTTTTTGTTAAATAATCCAGTACAAGCAGAAATATTAGCTGAGGCTCTCTACCATAAGGTAAGGAAAGAATGTGATTGTGAAAAGTTTTATGAACGATTAGGCAAAATCTATAACGATATGTTGGATTAA
- a CDS encoding WecB/TagA/CpsF family glycosyltransferase: protein MKEHLIFNIKVNEISFPKLLCVIENAIELKNKIKIGYTNPHLVRLSHKEKNLEKVLNDFDINHIDGTGLTISFRLFDSKKVSRFNWTDHAFTFLSECEKKEWSIFFIGSDQATISKAVNEVKQSFPHLKVAGFLNGYDDLNDDFVSAVNRSKPDILWVGLGSPKQEFWVDKNFEKLHCNVIQCVGDIYGYIAGKRFRGPEFLRRSGFEWFFRLIQHPVKYFNRYVIGIPYFLFLVVRYKLHKH, encoded by the coding sequence ATGAAAGAACACTTAATCTTTAATATAAAAGTTAACGAAATTAGCTTTCCAAAATTACTTTGTGTAATTGAAAATGCGATTGAGTTAAAAAATAAAATTAAAATTGGATACACTAATCCTCACCTGGTAAGATTATCCCACAAAGAGAAAAATCTAGAAAAAGTATTAAATGATTTTGACATAAACCATATAGATGGGACAGGTTTGACGATTTCATTCAGGTTGTTTGATAGTAAGAAAGTCTCGAGATTTAACTGGACAGATCATGCTTTTACTTTTCTATCCGAATGCGAAAAAAAAGAGTGGAGTATTTTTTTTATTGGGAGTGATCAAGCGACTATTTCAAAGGCGGTTAACGAAGTAAAACAGTCTTTCCCTCATTTGAAAGTTGCCGGATTTCTTAACGGCTATGATGATTTAAATGATGATTTCGTTTCAGCAGTTAATCGATCAAAACCAGATATTCTTTGGGTAGGTCTTGGCTCTCCAAAACAGGAATTTTGGGTTGATAAAAATTTTGAAAAATTGCATTGTAACGTAATTCAGTGTGTAGGTGATATTTATGGTTATATTGCTGGAAAAAGATTTAGAGGTCCGGAATTTTTGAGAAGGTCCGGATTTGAATGGTTTTTCAGATTAATTCAGCACCCTGTAAAATATTTTAATAGATATGTAATCGGTATTCCTTATTTCCTTTTTCTTGTAGTTAGATACAAGCTTCATAAGCATTAA